AGGCGATACTGCACTGACTACATCGCTTCTTTACGGTTATACTGTGGGACTGCCTTTCTATGGATCCTATGGTGTTCTCTCGAGAGCATATTATGCCAGAAAGAGTCCGAAGACTCCCACAATAATCTCGGCGATTATGGTAAGCGTGAACGTTGTTCTTGACATCGTGCTGGGCTTCACAATAGGACCTCTGGGCGTGGCTCTGGCTACCAGCGCTGCCGGGATAGCGGGGACCGTAATAGTCTCTGCTGCACTTCTAAAATGGACGGGATACGAAAAAGAGAACCTTATTGAAATAGTGAAGGTGATTCTTGCATCTTTAGTGATGTCAGCTCTGATGCTCCTGGGCAGAGTCTTCTTCGGAACCGGATATATTTCGACTCTGATCACACTCGTATCGGGAATAGGGGTGTACTTTCTACTCGCCAGAGCCCTCGGCCTGGGAAACCTGTTCAAGCTAAAGGATTTGCTTGGCAAGAACAAGAGAGGTCTTTAGCAGTTGTCAATTCGAAATGGCGTATAATTCATCTTTTCACAGTAGAAGATCTCTTTGATTCCGATTTCTCTCAGCAGTAAGACGGCATCTCCTATGTAACTGCCGACGTCTTCTCTTCGATGAGAATCTGAACCGATCGTGATCAGTCTGCCTCCAAGTGAGAGGTATCTCTCGATTATCCATTTCTGAGGACTCGGCTCTCTATATGGATGGCGCCAGCCGGAAGTGTTAATCTCAATCCCGATGCCGTTCCTTATAAGCCTATTCAATAACTCGTTCAGGAGAGTCTCGTTGTCTAGAGGTCTGTGTTCAGGAATGTATCTTCGAAGGAAATCGATGTGGCCGAAGAAGCCGGGTCCTTTAATCTCGGAAATCGCCTCAATTGACTCTTCTAGATACAGTGTCCAAACATTTCCGATATCTAGATCTCTTGTTCCCGGTATTCCGTGCACAGAGTATATGAAATAGTCGAAATCTCCTTCTGGAGGTATCCTGGCACACGACTGCAGACCTACTTCAAGTCCTGAGAGAATCTTCACACTCGAGTTCTCCTTCAGCCGGGAGAGATTCTTCAAATAGCCTTCGAGATCTCTAAGTCGATAACTGTATGGAAAGGAGGTGTCTAGATCATCGTGATCCGAGATCCCCACCACCTTCAGACCT
This window of the Mesotoga sp. BH458_6_3_2_1 genome carries:
- a CDS encoding histidinol-phosphatase HisJ family protein, whose amino-acid sequence is MPVDLHNHSSFSPDSRTPMEEIVEEACIKGLKVVGISDHDDLDTSFPYSYRLRDLEGYLKNLSRLKENSSVKILSGLEVGLQSCARIPPEGDFDYFIYSVHGIPGTRDLDIGNVWTLYLEESIEAISEIKGPGFFGHIDFLRRYIPEHRPLDNETLLNELLNRLIRNGIGIEINTSGWRHPYREPSPQKWIIERYLSLGGRLITIGSDSHRREDVGSYIGDAVLLLREIGIKEIFYCEKMNYTPFRIDNC